From the Armatimonas rosea genome, the window ATCGCGCCCTTGCGTTGGCGGCTCTTGCTGAGGGAACAACGACGTTGCAGGGGGCGCTTTTTGCGGACGATACCCAACGGATGGAGGACTGTTTGACCGCGCTTGGCTTTCAGCTGGAAATCGATGCCGCTCGGGAGACTATTGAGGTTTTAGGGCAAGGCGGTGAGGTTCCTTCAAAGTCTGCGGAGCTCTTTGTGGGAAATTCAGGGACAACGGCGCGGTTTATTAGCCCTCTTGCTGCCCTTGGGCAGGGGGAGTACCACCTGGATGGAGTGGCCCGAATGCGGGAGCGACCGATTCAGGATCTTGTTCAAGCTCTGACGATGCTAGGGGTCGAGGTCGTTTGCCCAACAGGGTGCCCCCCGCTGACTATTCATGCGCGTGGACTGCATGGTGGCTGTACCACGATTCGAGCCGATGCGTCTAGTCAGTTTCTCTCAGGACTTCTCCTGGCAGCGCCCTGTGCATCTGGGGAGACCATCGTTCATCTTGAGGGACCCATTCTCTCGGCACCCTATATTGAGATGACAGTCGCGATGGTTCGCCAGTTTGGGGGGGAGATCGAGGTAGATGAAACAGGACGGACCTACCGGATCCCAGGTGGGCAGACTCTTCAGTCGCCGGGTCAGTACTCTATTGAGCCCGATGCGTCTGCGGCATCGTATTTCTTTGCCGCTGCCGCGGTTACTGGTGGCTGTGTGCGCGTTCCCCATCTGTCGCTGGCGGCATTGCAAGGCGATGTGGCCTTTGTGAAGGTGCTTGAGCAGATGGGGTGCGACGTTCTTGAAGGTGATGGTTTCCTTGAACTCCGAGGGCCTCAACAGCTCCGTGGCGTTGTTGTGGATATGAATGCCATCTCGGATACTGTCATGACTCTGGCTGCGATCGCACCATTTGCCGACTCTCCAACCGTTATTGAGAACGTGGCACATATTCGCCACAAGGAGACAGATCGTCTGGCCGCTGTGACGACCGAGCTACAGCGCCTAGGGGTTAGGGTGGAGGAGAGGCCTGATGGTCTGACAGTCTATCCGGCTACCGATCTGCTCCCGGCGACAATTCAAACCTACGATGACCACCGGATGGCGATGGCGTTTGCCATTACGGGACTGCGGTCCCCGGGTGTCGTTATTGAAAATCCTGGCTGTGTCGCCAAGACATTCCCGGCGTTTTTTACCCGACTGGAGGAGCTATGCGCCGCTGGGTAGTCGCTATTGATGGGCCAGCCGGGGCAGGTAAGTCGACTGTCGCACGCTTGCTGGCAGATCGCTTGGGCTATATCTACCTGGACTCTGGGGCGATGTACCGCTGTGTGGCACTGCTCGCGCTGCGTGGGGCGGTTGAGCCGGAGCTTGCGACACCGCTGGCAGAGACGGCGGAGATTCTCTTTGATCCCGCTGGTATCGGGGAGCCTCAGAAGGTCCTGCTGGCAGGGGAAGACGTGACACGTGCCATTCGTACTCCTGAGGTTTCACAGCTTGCCTCGAAGGTGGCTGCGGTTCCCGGAGTGCGGGCCGCACTGGTTCGGCTCCAGCAGGCACTTGGGGCGGGCGGCGGTGTGGTGATGGAGGGGCGGGATATCGGAACGGTGGTCTTTCCACACGCTGAGCTCAAGGTGTTCTTGACGGCGTCCCCGGAGGAGCGGGCCCGGCGGCGCTTTGCCGAGCTCGAGGCACGAGGGGAGATCATTGATTTTGAGACCGTTCTCGCCGAGCAGCGTGAGCGCGATGAGCGGGACCAGACACGGGAGACCTCGCCGCTCAAGGCGGCCGCCGATGCGATTACGCTCCTGACCGATGGCAGGACGATTGAGGAGATTGTTGTGGAGCTTGCGGGTAAAGT encodes:
- the aroA gene encoding 3-phosphoshikimate 1-carboxyvinyltransferase, with product MIYPPFLPISPLSKPFTASVLLPGSKSITNRALALAALAEGTTTLQGALFADDTQRMEDCLTALGFQLEIDAARETIEVLGQGGEVPSKSAELFVGNSGTTARFISPLAALGQGEYHLDGVARMRERPIQDLVQALTMLGVEVVCPTGCPPLTIHARGLHGGCTTIRADASSQFLSGLLLAAPCASGETIVHLEGPILSAPYIEMTVAMVRQFGGEIEVDETGRTYRIPGGQTLQSPGQYSIEPDASAASYFFAAAAVTGGCVRVPHLSLAALQGDVAFVKVLEQMGCDVLEGDGFLELRGPQQLRGVVVDMNAISDTVMTLAAIAPFADSPTVIENVAHIRHKETDRLAAVTTELQRLGVRVEERPDGLTVYPATDLLPATIQTYDDHRMAMAFAITGLRSPGVVIENPGCVAKTFPAFFTRLEELCAAG
- the cmk gene encoding (d)CMP kinase is translated as MRRWVVAIDGPAGAGKSTVARLLADRLGYIYLDSGAMYRCVALLALRGAVEPELATPLAETAEILFDPAGIGEPQKVLLAGEDVTRAIRTPEVSQLASKVAAVPGVRAALVRLQQALGAGGGVVMEGRDIGTVVFPHAELKVFLTASPEERARRRFAELEARGEIIDFETVLAEQRERDERDQTRETSPLKAAADAITLLTDGRTIEEIVVELAGKVMS